The following coding sequences are from one Collimonas arenae window:
- a CDS encoding SDR family oxidoreductase, giving the protein MKNIKQNHDARPARFGKPRLLILGCGDVGLRLLPLLKPHFRVFAVTSQPARCAELRAAGAVPLVADLDQPATLARLARLAKIVVHLAPPQSAGEKDRRTRNLAAILPERTTLVYISTTGVYGDCGGALIDETRLLSPHNARAKRRVDAEQVLRHWARRRTGNLAILRVPGIYAPERLPLERLQKATPALVATDDVYTNHIHADDLARIVVAAIFRASPLRIYHASDDSQLKMADYFDLVAKAFVLPPPPRLPRAELAQRVSPMLLSFMSESRRLQNLRIKSELGVRLRYPDVQTALPVMAAASLVVSQE; this is encoded by the coding sequence ATGAAAAATATAAAACAAAACCATGACGCTCGGCCTGCCCGGTTTGGCAAGCCGCGCCTGTTGATTCTTGGGTGTGGCGATGTTGGACTACGCCTGCTGCCTTTGCTGAAGCCCCATTTCAGGGTATTCGCGGTAACCAGCCAGCCTGCTCGTTGTGCTGAACTGCGCGCTGCCGGGGCGGTTCCGCTGGTGGCTGATCTTGATCAACCGGCAACATTGGCACGATTGGCGCGCCTGGCAAAAATTGTTGTGCATCTGGCGCCGCCGCAGTCTGCAGGTGAAAAAGACCGGCGCACCCGCAACCTGGCCGCTATTTTACCTGAGCGGACTACGCTTGTTTACATCAGTACCACCGGCGTCTATGGTGACTGCGGCGGTGCGCTGATCGACGAAACGCGGCTGCTGAGTCCGCACAATGCGCGTGCCAAGCGCCGCGTCGATGCGGAGCAGGTGCTGCGGCATTGGGCCCGGCGCCGCACCGGCAATCTGGCGATCCTGCGGGTACCGGGGATTTACGCCCCTGAGCGGTTGCCCCTGGAGCGCCTGCAGAAGGCGACGCCGGCCCTGGTCGCCACCGATGACGTGTATACCAATCACATCCATGCTGATGACCTGGCGCGGATTGTCGTTGCCGCGATCTTCAGGGCCTCGCCGTTGCGTATTTACCACGCCAGTGATGATTCACAATTGAAGATGGCCGACTACTTCGACCTGGTGGCCAAGGCATTTGTGTTGCCGCCGCCGCCTAGGTTGCCGCGCGCCGAACTGGCGCAACGGGTGTCGCCGATGCTGTTGTCGTTCATGTCGGAGTCGCGCCGTCTGCAAAACCTGCGCATCAAGTCGGAGTTGGGCGTGCGTTTGCGTTATCCGGATGTGCAAACGGCATTGCCTGTGATGGCGGCGGCCAGCTTGGTGGTTAGTCAGGAATGA
- a CDS encoding MFS transporter: MTTCVVVKKNGQIAIASDSLVTFGDTRLSHAYEVNNKIFQVGESYITLAGTAAHFPVMRKLLTGMGEDCKLNNRDDVFETFSKVHTILKDQYFLNTKEDEDDPYESSQITALIANPYGIFGVYSYREVFSFDRFWGIGSGRNFALGAMYAVYEQDISAQRIAEVGIHAGVEFDKSSATPLRIHSFEMKT; this comes from the coding sequence ATGACTACTTGCGTTGTCGTCAAAAAAAATGGGCAGATCGCCATCGCGTCGGATTCTCTGGTGACGTTCGGCGATACGCGCTTGTCGCATGCCTATGAGGTCAACAACAAGATATTCCAGGTTGGCGAATCGTATATCACGCTGGCCGGCACTGCCGCCCACTTCCCGGTGATGCGCAAACTGCTGACCGGCATGGGTGAAGACTGCAAGCTGAATAATCGTGACGATGTGTTCGAAACCTTTTCCAAGGTGCACACCATCCTCAAGGATCAATACTTCCTCAATACCAAGGAAGACGAGGACGATCCGTACGAGTCATCACAGATCACCGCGCTGATCGCCAATCCTTACGGTATTTTCGGCGTGTATTCGTATCGCGAAGTATTCAGTTTCGATCGTTTCTGGGGCATCGGCAGTGGCCGCAATTTTGCCCTGGGCGCGATGTATGCAGTCTACGAGCAGGATATCAGCGCCCAGCGGATTGCCGAGGTCGGCATTCATGCAGGCGTCGAATTCGACAAAAGCTCTGCCACCCCGTTGCGCATTCACAGTTTTGAAATGAAAACGTAG
- a CDS encoding ABC transporter ATP-binding protein gives MKLSFKQIHKQFSGLPVIDDFSREIEEGELVALVGPSGCGKSTLLHLAAGLGAPTSGAVLADGKHIKGPHPERMLMFQENALYPWLTLEANVALALELQKVGKADARLQARDWLAKVSLQGFETYFPHQVSGGMRQRAALARAFITKPKVLLLDEPFGALDALTRMTLQDSLRQLIREERPTVLLVTHDVDEALFLADRILVFSPRPAKVLREFNLNHHEKTHDLSEFAAIRREILCLLGIRAEQDEFTKKREGVAA, from the coding sequence ATGAAGTTATCTTTTAAGCAAATCCACAAGCAATTTTCCGGCTTGCCGGTGATTGATGATTTCAGTCGTGAGATCGAGGAAGGCGAGCTGGTTGCGCTGGTCGGTCCCTCGGGTTGTGGCAAATCGACGCTGCTGCATCTGGCCGCCGGTTTGGGCGCACCCACCAGCGGCGCGGTGCTGGCCGATGGCAAGCACATCAAAGGACCGCATCCGGAACGCATGTTGATGTTCCAGGAAAACGCGTTGTATCCATGGCTGACGCTGGAAGCAAACGTGGCCCTGGCGCTGGAATTGCAGAAGGTGGGCAAGGCCGACGCGCGTCTGCAGGCACGCGACTGGCTGGCAAAAGTCAGTCTGCAAGGTTTTGAGACGTATTTCCCGCATCAGGTTTCCGGCGGCATGCGGCAACGCGCGGCACTGGCGCGTGCTTTCATCACCAAGCCGAAAGTGCTGTTGCTCGACGAGCCGTTCGGCGCGCTGGATGCGTTGACGCGCATGACGTTGCAGGATTCCCTGCGCCAGTTGATCCGGGAAGAGCGGCCGACGGTGCTGCTGGTGACGCACGATGTCGACGAAGCCCTGTTCCTGGCTGACCGCATCCTGGTATTCAGCCCGCGCCCGGCCAAGGTGCTGCGTGAATTCAATCTGAATCACCACGAAAAGACCCACGATCTTTCTGAATTTGCCGCGATTCGCCGGGAAATTCTTTGCCTGCTGGGGATTCGTGCCGAGCAGGACGAATTCACAAAAAAACGAGAGGGAGTTGCAGCATGA
- the plsY gene encoding glycerol-3-phosphate 1-O-acyltransferase PlsY, translating into MYTLLFIIAAYLIGSVSFGILTSKVFGLGDPRTYGSNNPGATNVLRSGNKTAAALTLLGDGFKGWLAVWLTQRFGPQFGLGDGAVALAAVAVFLGHLWPVFFRFAGGKGVATLLGILIGINPWLGLATIGTWLIIAYAFRYSSLAALIASIFAPFFYTLLEGPDMILLAIVVMSALLIYRHAKNIGNLLAGKESRIGAKKNGGKAV; encoded by the coding sequence ATGTACACATTGTTATTCATCATTGCAGCCTACCTGATCGGTTCGGTGTCGTTTGGCATCCTCACCAGCAAAGTGTTTGGCCTGGGCGATCCGCGCACCTACGGATCGAACAATCCGGGCGCCACCAATGTGCTGCGCAGCGGGAACAAGACCGCTGCTGCGCTAACGTTGCTGGGCGACGGCTTCAAGGGTTGGCTGGCGGTATGGCTGACGCAAAGGTTCGGGCCGCAATTCGGACTGGGCGACGGCGCGGTTGCCTTGGCTGCGGTGGCGGTATTTCTGGGTCATCTGTGGCCGGTGTTTTTCCGCTTTGCCGGCGGCAAAGGTGTGGCCACTCTGCTCGGCATCCTGATCGGCATTAATCCCTGGCTGGGACTGGCGACTATCGGCACCTGGCTGATCATCGCCTACGCGTTTCGTTATTCATCGCTGGCGGCCCTGATTGCCAGCATCTTCGCGCCGTTCTTCTATACCTTGCTGGAAGGGCCCGACATGATTCTGCTGGCGATTGTCGTGATGAGCGCCTTGCTGATTTATCGCCATGCCAAAAATATCGGCAACCTGCTGGCTGGTAAAGAGAGTCGCATCGGCGCCAAGAAAAATGGCGGCAAGGCGGTGTAG
- the lpdA gene encoding dihydrolipoyl dehydrogenase, producing the protein MSMVEVKVPDIGDVKEVEVIELMVKVGDTVKVDQSLITVESDKASMEIPSSQAGVIKEIKVKVGDKVSEGSLVLVVEAAGAAAAPAAAPVAAAPAPAAVPAAAPAAPAAAGVASTIEIKVPDIGDVKEVDVIELMVKVGDTVKVDQSLITVESDKASMEIPSSQAGVIKEVKVKVGDKVSEGSVVVLLETTSAAAPVAAAAAPAPAAAPAVAAPAATSYAGKVDIECDTVVLGAGPGGYTAAFRAADLGQSVVMIERYPSLGGVCLNVGCIPSKALLHAAKVITEAEEMAHFGVKMSAPEIDIDALRGWKESVIKKLTGGLSGLAKARKVQVLTGKGEFSSANTITVATADGPKVVGFKNAIIAAGSSVAKIPGFPYDDPRLIDSTGALELRQIPKKLLVIGGGIIGLEMACVYDALGSKVTVVEFADGLIPAADRDVVKPLQKRIEKRYEAIHLKTKVTKLEALKEGLRATFEGADSSSPAAPEPQLYDMVLVAVGRRPNGKEIAAEKAGVIVNERGFIPANKQQRTNVPHIFAIGDICGDPMLAHKATNEAKVAAEVIGGHKVEFDAMTIPSVAYTDPEIAWMGLTETEAKAKGIPFEKANFPWAASGRALAMGRDDGMTKLLWDPSTKRIIGAGIVGVNAGELLAETVLAMEMGADLEDLALTIHAHPTLSETPMFAAEMGLGTITDLFIPKKK; encoded by the coding sequence ATGAGTATGGTTGAAGTCAAGGTCCCGGATATCGGCGACGTCAAGGAAGTCGAAGTCATCGAACTGATGGTCAAGGTGGGCGATACGGTCAAGGTTGACCAGTCCCTGATCACGGTTGAATCGGACAAGGCCAGCATGGAAATTCCATCGAGCCAGGCCGGCGTCATCAAGGAAATCAAGGTCAAGGTCGGCGACAAGGTCAGCGAAGGTTCGCTGGTGCTGGTGGTGGAAGCAGCGGGCGCCGCAGCGGCTCCGGCTGCTGCGCCTGTGGCGGCTGCACCTGCCCCGGCGGCTGTGCCAGCTGCAGCACCGGCCGCGCCTGCCGCTGCCGGCGTCGCCAGCACGATTGAAATCAAGGTGCCGGATATCGGCGACGTCAAGGAAGTTGATGTCATCGAACTGATGGTCAAGGTTGGCGATACCGTCAAGGTGGATCAGTCGCTGATCACGGTTGAGTCGGACAAGGCCAGCATGGAAATTCCATCAAGCCAGGCCGGCGTCATCAAGGAAGTCAAAGTCAAGGTCGGCGACAAGGTCAGCGAAGGTTCAGTGGTCGTGCTGCTGGAAACCACCAGCGCTGCTGCACCGGTTGCAGCTGCAGCGGCCCCTGCGCCGGCAGCAGCGCCGGCGGTTGCGGCACCTGCCGCCACCAGCTATGCCGGCAAGGTCGACATCGAGTGCGATACCGTGGTCCTGGGCGCTGGTCCTGGCGGCTACACTGCGGCTTTCCGCGCCGCCGACCTGGGCCAGAGCGTGGTCATGATCGAGCGCTATCCTAGCCTCGGCGGGGTTTGCCTGAACGTTGGCTGTATTCCATCCAAGGCGTTGCTGCATGCGGCTAAGGTCATTACCGAAGCGGAAGAAATGGCGCATTTCGGCGTCAAGATGTCGGCTCCGGAAATCGATATCGATGCCTTGCGCGGCTGGAAAGAAAGCGTCATCAAGAAACTGACTGGCGGTTTGTCCGGCCTGGCCAAGGCGCGCAAAGTGCAAGTGCTGACCGGCAAGGGCGAATTCAGCTCGGCCAACACGATCACCGTGGCAACCGCGGATGGTCCGAAGGTGGTCGGCTTCAAGAACGCAATTATTGCAGCGGGTTCTTCGGTCGCGAAAATCCCTGGTTTCCCTTACGACGATCCACGTCTGATCGATTCCACCGGCGCGCTGGAACTGCGTCAGATTCCGAAGAAACTACTGGTCATCGGCGGCGGCATCATCGGCCTCGAAATGGCTTGCGTGTATGACGCGCTGGGTTCCAAGGTGACCGTGGTCGAATTCGCCGACGGCCTGATTCCTGCGGCCGACCGCGATGTCGTCAAGCCGCTGCAGAAGCGTATCGAAAAGCGCTACGAAGCAATCCACCTGAAGACCAAGGTCACCAAGCTGGAAGCCTTGAAAGAAGGCCTGCGCGCAACCTTTGAAGGCGCCGACAGCAGTTCGCCGGCCGCACCGGAACCGCAACTGTACGACATGGTGCTGGTGGCCGTGGGCCGTCGTCCGAACGGCAAGGAAATCGCTGCCGAGAAGGCCGGCGTCATTGTCAACGAACGCGGCTTCATCCCGGCCAACAAGCAGCAACGCACCAATGTGCCGCACATCTTCGCGATCGGCGATATCTGCGGCGATCCGATGCTGGCGCACAAGGCCACTAACGAAGCCAAGGTGGCGGCGGAAGTGATTGGCGGCCACAAGGTGGAATTCGATGCGATGACGATTCCGTCGGTGGCCTACACCGATCCGGAAATTGCATGGATGGGCCTGACCGAAACCGAAGCCAAGGCCAAGGGCATTCCTTTCGAAAAGGCCAATTTCCCATGGGCGGCAAGCGGCCGTGCATTGGCGATGGGCCGTGACGACGGCATGACCAAGCTGTTGTGGGATCCAAGCACCAAGCGCATCATCGGCGCCGGCATCGTTGGCGTGAATGCCGGCGAGCTGTTGGCGGAAACCGTGCTGGCGATGGAAATGGGTGCGGATCTGGAAGATCTGGCGCTGACCATCCATGCTCACCCGACGTTGTCCGAAACGCCGATGTTTGCGGCTGAAATGGGCTTGGGCACGATCACCGACTTGTTCATTCCAAAGAAGAAATAA
- a CDS encoding acetylornithine transaminase, with protein sequence MKFSEYPVNDLMYITNRPPLVFVEGDGMWMTDHTGKRYLDYLQGWAVNALGHSPQCIQDALVAQSKKIINPSPAFYNAPSIELANLLTANSCFDRVFFTNSGAEANEGAIKLARKWGKKNPNKAGQNRFEIITFNHSFHGRTLATMSASGKPGWDTIFAPQVPGFPKAELNDLASVENLINDKTVAVMLEPVQGESGVIPATREFMQALRELTKKHGILLIVDEVQSGMGRTGELFAYQLSGIEPDIMTLGKGIGGGVPLAALLAREEIAVFEAGDQGGTYNGNPLMTAVGVAVIKTLLEPGFLQSVKDKGAYLSSELLKLTAKHGLEGERGEGLLRALKLGKDIGPQIVDIARDLNPVGLLLNSPRPNLLRFMPSLNVTTAEIDQMIAMLSDVLTQLEK encoded by the coding sequence GTGAAATTCAGCGAATACCCGGTCAACGACCTGATGTACATCACCAATCGCCCGCCGCTGGTGTTTGTCGAGGGCGACGGCATGTGGATGACAGATCACACCGGCAAGCGTTACCTCGACTATCTGCAGGGCTGGGCCGTCAATGCCCTGGGCCATTCGCCGCAGTGCATCCAGGATGCGCTGGTTGCGCAATCCAAGAAAATCATCAATCCATCGCCGGCTTTCTACAATGCGCCGTCGATCGAACTGGCTAACCTGCTGACCGCCAACTCCTGCTTCGACCGCGTGTTCTTTACCAACAGCGGCGCCGAAGCCAACGAAGGCGCGATCAAGCTGGCGCGCAAATGGGGCAAGAAGAATCCAAACAAAGCCGGCCAGAACCGCTTTGAAATCATCACCTTCAACCACAGCTTCCACGGCCGCACTTTAGCCACGATGTCGGCCAGCGGCAAGCCGGGCTGGGACACCATTTTTGCACCGCAAGTACCGGGCTTCCCGAAAGCAGAACTGAACGACCTGGCCAGCGTCGAAAACCTGATCAACGACAAGACCGTGGCAGTCATGCTGGAACCGGTTCAAGGCGAAAGCGGCGTGATCCCGGCAACCCGCGAATTCATGCAAGCCTTGCGCGAACTGACCAAGAAGCACGGCATCCTGCTGATCGTCGACGAAGTGCAATCCGGCATGGGCCGTACCGGTGAACTGTTCGCTTACCAACTGTCGGGCATCGAGCCGGACATCATGACCCTCGGCAAAGGCATCGGCGGTGGCGTACCGCTGGCGGCCTTGCTGGCGCGCGAAGAGATCGCGGTGTTCGAAGCCGGCGATCAAGGCGGCACCTACAATGGCAATCCGCTGATGACTGCGGTTGGCGTGGCTGTCATCAAGACCTTGCTGGAGCCGGGCTTCCTGCAATCGGTCAAGGACAAGGGCGCCTACCTGAGCAGCGAATTGTTGAAACTTACTGCCAAGCACGGACTCGAAGGTGAGCGCGGCGAGGGCTTGTTGCGCGCGCTGAAACTGGGCAAGGATATTGGACCGCAAATCGTCGATATCGCGCGCGATCTGAATCCGGTCGGCTTGCTGCTGAACTCGCCGCGTCCCAACCTGCTGCGTTTCATGCCGTCGCTGAATGTAACGACTGCCGAAATCGATCAGATGATTGCGATGCTGTCGGATGTGCTGACCCAACTGGAAAAGTAA
- a CDS encoding transporter substrate-binding domain-containing protein: MNAPSLFFRQAVALLLLACALQVTATAGTLEQIRQRGKLVVGVSYVVPEYTAGTKYRTPESFDSTVAAELAKQLGVKLVTVKVTTKNRQQLLAQQKVDVLLLNLKKDDADALASSARLLPTAYQSRPKLIMRSDTYIKRSPQLKGRTLCVAAGGAYVGSLAAQYGALEKVYKAPADALLALRTGACDAAVHDDAVLNGLLALPEWKKFSASLPLDASPAVLTFAVRRADADLGDYLQQLSQEWSGTGYWAGNRKRWINDVAFEVYLDQNVPDCH, translated from the coding sequence ATGAACGCGCCATCATTATTCTTCCGCCAAGCCGTAGCATTGCTACTGCTGGCTTGCGCGCTGCAAGTGACCGCTACCGCCGGCACGCTGGAGCAGATCAGGCAGCGCGGCAAACTGGTGGTTGGCGTCAGCTATGTCGTGCCGGAGTACACGGCTGGGACGAAGTACCGCACGCCCGAAAGCTTTGACAGCACGGTCGCGGCGGAATTGGCAAAGCAGCTTGGCGTCAAGCTAGTGACGGTCAAGGTGACGACAAAAAATCGGCAGCAGTTGTTGGCGCAACAGAAGGTCGACGTGCTGCTGCTGAATCTGAAGAAAGACGATGCCGATGCGTTGGCTTCGTCCGCGCGGCTTTTGCCTACCGCGTATCAGTCACGCCCCAAGCTGATCATGCGCAGCGATACCTACATCAAACGCTCGCCGCAACTCAAGGGGCGCACCCTATGCGTGGCGGCAGGCGGTGCGTATGTCGGCTCATTGGCGGCGCAATATGGCGCGCTGGAAAAAGTGTACAAGGCGCCGGCCGACGCCTTGCTGGCGCTCAGGACCGGCGCTTGCGACGCCGCCGTCCATGACGACGCCGTGTTGAACGGCTTGTTGGCACTGCCAGAGTGGAAAAAATTTTCAGCCAGCCTGCCGCTTGATGCCAGTCCGGCGGTACTGACCTTCGCAGTCAGGCGGGCAGATGCCGATCTCGGCGACTATCTGCAGCAACTGTCGCAGGAGTGGAGTGGCACTGGCTATTGGGCCGGCAACCGTAAAAGGTGGATCAACGATGTCGCCTTCGAAGTCTATCTCGACCAGAACGTCCCCGATTGCCATTGA
- a CDS encoding ABC transporter substrate-binding protein — protein MRFNLKSLLLIPALLLSLTGTASANEKFKIGYLRVMDDAQAIAAYEGGFYKKHGLDVELIEFKSGTDLIKAIVGGQLDSGVLGFTNAAAWASKGADLKVVAGAQHGYHAIVVRDDSGIKDVAGLKGHTLASQAEGSTADTVLKGVTLKNAGLKADDVNILGVSPQVAVQSLVGKRVDAAFLFEPQASIAKLVAPVKQIYEVGEVWPFPCMVVITSGETLAKRRDAVWKSLDAQREAINLLQKDPTAASKLIAGYFIADPTLKTLKQGDLPRETVIRDAIKSQTFSAALTPKELARMQELANILQEQGSLKTRDGKPFNVNAIIDLDWQKDRKL, from the coding sequence ATGAGATTCAATTTGAAGTCGTTGTTACTGATTCCGGCGTTGTTGCTGTCGCTGACAGGGACAGCGTCCGCCAACGAAAAATTCAAGATCGGCTATTTGCGCGTGATGGACGATGCACAGGCGATCGCAGCGTATGAAGGCGGTTTCTACAAGAAGCACGGGCTGGATGTCGAACTGATCGAATTCAAATCCGGCACCGACCTGATCAAGGCTATCGTCGGCGGTCAGCTCGACAGCGGCGTGCTGGGTTTCACTAATGCCGCAGCCTGGGCTTCCAAGGGGGCGGATCTCAAGGTGGTGGCTGGCGCACAACACGGCTATCACGCAATCGTGGTGCGTGATGACAGCGGCATCAAGGATGTCGCCGGACTGAAAGGACATACGCTGGCGTCGCAGGCCGAAGGTAGCACTGCCGACACCGTACTCAAAGGCGTGACGCTGAAGAACGCCGGCCTGAAGGCCGACGATGTCAACATCCTCGGCGTCAGTCCGCAAGTGGCGGTGCAGTCGCTGGTCGGCAAGCGCGTCGATGCAGCCTTCCTGTTCGAGCCGCAGGCCAGCATTGCCAAGCTGGTGGCGCCGGTCAAGCAAATCTATGAAGTCGGCGAAGTCTGGCCTTTCCCGTGCATGGTCGTGATCACCTCCGGCGAAACGTTGGCGAAACGTCGCGACGCGGTGTGGAAGTCGCTGGACGCGCAGCGTGAGGCGATCAACTTGCTGCAAAAAGATCCGACGGCGGCATCCAAACTGATTGCCGGCTACTTCATCGCTGATCCAACCCTGAAAACCCTGAAGCAAGGCGATCTGCCGCGCGAAACCGTGATCCGCGACGCCATCAAGAGTCAGACTTTCAGCGCCGCACTGACACCGAAGGAGCTGGCGCGGATGCAGGAACTGGCCAACATTTTGCAAGAACAAGGCTCATTGAAGACGCGTGACGGCAAGCCGTTCAACGTCAATGCGATCATCGATCTGGATTGGCAGAAGGATCGCAAGCTTTGA
- a CDS encoding CDP-6-deoxy-delta-3,4-glucoseen reductase, with protein sequence MSFQITVQPSGRIFSCDEGETILNAAIRAGVGLPYGCKNGACSSCKGKLVDGSITHGAHQEKALPVKEEELGFALFCCATPHSDVTIEAREVAGVGEFPVRKMPTRVAKIEKVADDVIVLSLQLPANERLQYLAGQYVEFMLRDGKRRSYSMANAPYKDDYLTLHIRHMPGGLFTDQVFGSMKERDILRLEGPLGTFFLREDSDKPMVLLASGTGFAPIKALVEQVIHTESQRPITLYWGGRRPQDLYMMALCEEWAATLPNFKFVPVISHAQPEDQWQGRTGFVHQAVIDDLPDLSAYQVYACGAPIVVESAQRDFVALCKLPAEEFYADSFTSEADLAQ encoded by the coding sequence ATGAGTTTCCAGATAACTGTTCAGCCAAGTGGCCGCATATTTAGTTGCGACGAAGGCGAGACCATTCTCAACGCCGCAATACGCGCCGGCGTCGGCCTGCCCTACGGCTGCAAGAACGGCGCTTGCAGTTCGTGCAAGGGCAAGCTGGTGGACGGCAGCATTACCCATGGCGCGCATCAGGAAAAAGCCCTGCCGGTGAAGGAAGAGGAACTCGGTTTCGCCCTGTTTTGCTGCGCTACGCCGCATTCAGATGTCACCATCGAAGCGCGCGAAGTCGCCGGCGTCGGCGAATTCCCGGTGCGCAAGATGCCAACCCGCGTCGCCAAGATCGAAAAAGTCGCCGACGACGTCATCGTGCTGTCGCTGCAATTGCCCGCCAATGAACGCCTGCAATACCTGGCCGGCCAATACGTGGAATTCATGCTGCGCGACGGCAAACGCCGCAGCTACAGCATGGCCAACGCGCCTTACAAGGACGATTACCTGACCCTGCATATCCGCCACATGCCCGGCGGCCTGTTTACCGACCAGGTATTCGGCAGCATGAAAGAACGCGACATCCTGCGCCTGGAAGGGCCGCTCGGCACTTTCTTCCTGCGCGAAGACTCTGACAAGCCGATGGTGCTGCTGGCTTCCGGCACCGGCTTCGCGCCGATCAAGGCGCTGGTCGAACAAGTTATCCATACCGAATCTCAGCGGCCGATCACCCTGTACTGGGGCGGCCGCCGCCCGCAAGACCTGTACATGATGGCCTTGTGCGAAGAGTGGGCCGCCACGCTGCCGAACTTCAAGTTCGTGCCGGTGATTTCGCATGCCCAGCCAGAGGATCAATGGCAAGGCCGCACCGGTTTCGTACATCAGGCGGTGATTGACGACCTGCCTGACCTGTCTGCCTACCAGGTCTATGCTTGCGGCGCGCCGATCGTAGTGGAGTCTGCACAGCGCGATTTCGTCGCCCTGTGTAAACTGCCGGCCGAAGAGTTTTATGCCGATTCGTTTACTTCGGAGGCGGATCTGGCTCAGTAA
- a CDS encoding ABC transporter permease, with the protein MSTQSRLVGYRKKLAMLLAILLIFLLWQVAAWSLPDFLMPGVLPVLGRLWQEVQTPEFRTALWGSLTRLGGGYAAAMLFGIGFGLIGAVLFFFREVLKSAIIILQSIPSIAWVPLFLILMGFGNLPIMVVVALAAFFPAALSVMNATESVQQVHVSAARVMGASRWEMLKRVYLPAVMPELITGAQLAFGNAWRALISAEMLIGFGKGLGRTLAYAGETADMVGVMTNILAIAILAALIDQVILENLKHRVLRYQYV; encoded by the coding sequence ATGAGTACTCAAAGCCGGCTAGTCGGTTACCGCAAAAAGCTCGCCATGCTGCTGGCTATCCTGTTGATCTTTTTGCTGTGGCAGGTCGCGGCGTGGTCCTTGCCCGACTTCCTGATGCCGGGCGTCCTACCGGTGCTGGGGCGCTTGTGGCAGGAAGTGCAGACGCCAGAATTTCGCACCGCATTGTGGGGTAGCCTGACCCGCCTCGGCGGCGGTTATGCAGCGGCGATGCTGTTCGGCATCGGCTTCGGCCTGATCGGTGCAGTGCTGTTTTTCTTCCGCGAAGTGTTGAAGTCGGCCATCATCATCCTGCAATCGATCCCATCGATTGCCTGGGTGCCGCTGTTCCTGATATTGATGGGCTTCGGCAATTTGCCGATCATGGTGGTGGTGGCGCTCGCGGCATTTTTCCCGGCAGCGTTGAGCGTCATGAATGCGACGGAAAGCGTGCAGCAGGTGCATGTCTCTGCCGCCCGCGTAATGGGTGCCTCGCGCTGGGAAATGCTGAAACGGGTCTATCTGCCGGCTGTGATGCCGGAGCTGATTACCGGCGCCCAGCTGGCGTTCGGTAATGCCTGGCGCGCATTGATTTCGGCGGAAATGCTGATTGGTTTCGGCAAGGGACTGGGGCGCACACTGGCCTATGCGGGGGAAACTGCCGACATGGTCGGCGTGATGACGAATATTCTCGCCATCGCCATTTTGGCGGCCTTGATCGATCAGGTCATCCTGGAAAACTTGAAGCATCGGGTATTGCGTTACCAGTACGTCTAA
- a CDS encoding C40 family peptidase: MTIKNFLILCCVLLLAACGGVGSVRPGSADNTPVSDKGNDIVIYSLGLIDTNYRFGGKNPEAGLDCSGMVSYVYKQAAGLKVTGSAADIARQGRPITKAELRPGDLVFFNTMHRAFSHVGIYIGDGRFINAPSTNGKVRIDRLDNNYYAARFEAVRRYFD; this comes from the coding sequence ATGACGATAAAAAATTTCCTGATTCTCTGTTGCGTGTTGTTGCTGGCCGCTTGCGGCGGCGTCGGTTCGGTTCGCCCTGGCTCGGCTGACAACACGCCTGTCAGCGACAAGGGTAACGATATCGTCATCTATTCGCTCGGCCTGATCGACACCAACTATCGCTTCGGCGGCAAGAACCCGGAAGCCGGGCTCGACTGCAGCGGCATGGTCAGTTACGTGTACAAGCAGGCTGCTGGCCTCAAGGTCACCGGCAGCGCGGCCGACATCGCACGCCAAGGCCGTCCGATCACCAAAGCCGAGTTACGGCCCGGTGATCTGGTTTTCTTCAACACCATGCACCGCGCGTTTTCCCACGTCGGCATCTACATTGGCGACGGCCGTTTCATCAATGCGCCGTCAACCAACGGCAAGGTGCGTATAGACCGTCTCGACAACAACTATTACGCGGCACGCTTTGAAGCGGTCCGCAGATACTTCGACTGA